From the Armatimonadota bacterium genome, the window GTCGGTCTGCATATTACGCGACCACATTACCAGCGCAAGCACCACCAGCACTGCCGCAGCCGCGAAGGCGAAACGCGGACGCCACGCCAGTTCCCACCAGCGCGGGATAGGCGACGCAGACACGCTCGCGTACACCTCCTGCATGATGCGGGCGTGCAAGGAGTCCGGCGGCTCCACACGCTTTGCCTCCGCCATCATCTGCCACAACCTCTGCACATCTTCCAGCTCGGCGCGACAGGAAGCGCATCCCGCAGCGTGCTCATCCATCTTTGCCGCCAGAGGGGACGCCATGCTCCGCTCGATATATGCTGATATGAGTTCTCGAAACTGCTCACAGTGCATCGTAACTACACCACGCTTTCGCCCAAAGGCTATTCGTTGGGTTTGACGACATTATCTTCCAAAAAGTTCCCGCGAAGGTTCCAGAATCTCGCGCAGAGCCAAACGAGCGCGGTTGAGGCGACTCTTTACCGTGCCCACCGGCAGTTTCAGCATCTGCGCGATTTCCTCGTAAGAGAGGTTCTCAAAGTGGTACAGCACGATAAGGATGCGACGTTCGGGGGAGAGCTGCGCGATGGCGCGCTGTAGCACCTCTTCGCGTTCCTCTTGTTCCAGCAGCTCCTGAGGGCCGGGGCTGGTGTCCTCTATCTGGCGTGTGAAGGTGTCGCCATCCAGCTCGAGCTGCTCCTCCAGCGAGATGTGCTGACGTCCCTTAGAGCGCTTGCGCATATCCAGAAAGGTGTTCACCACCACCCGATGCAGCCAGGTGCCGAAGTTGGCGTCTCCGCGAAAGGTATGTAGCCCCTGAAAGGCGCGTACAAAGGCTTCCACCACCACATCGCTGGCGTCATCGTAGTTGCCAGAGAGGCGATAAGCCAAATTGTACACCTGCCTTTCATAGCGGCGCACGAGCTCGTCAAAGGCTTCGCGGTCGCCATTACGGCATCGCTCGATCAGCTGGCGGTCATCGGAAGGCGTCATTGTGCACCTCTTATGCGGAAGAGAGCGCGTTTCGCAACGCCTGCAATTCCTCCTCGCTGAGCGGGTGGGAGGGTTGTCCCTGCCGAATCGCTTTTGCGTACACGCGCACATCCGAGCGACTGTACACGCTCGTTAATATCATACCGTTCTGGCGGGCATCCAGCATCGCCAGCGAGAAGCTCTGCTGTCCCCCAACGTCTTCAAACGCATCGTAGCGCACCAGTCCTACGTGCTGTACACACAGAGGTACCTGTGCCTCCAGTGCAGACACCCGCTGCTCGATCTGCCTCTGGCGGGTATCCACCTCCTCCACGCGAGCCAGATGGTCCATTAACACCCCTTCCAGACTCGCTCCTGTTGCGCCGGCGGTAAGCCGCCGTAGACGTTTACTCAAAGAGCGTGTCTGCACCAGCAAAATCATCAGTACCAGCACCCACACCAGGTGCAAAACGAGGCTCACTCCAAGCCACGTCTCACTGTTGCGCGCGATATTCTCCAGCATTCCCTGCCACAGGGACATGCAACCCAACCTCCTCTTGAATGCGCTGTCCTCAAAGAGTATACTCAAGACGGAACCAATATCACAAAGGGGGCTCCGTCATGCAGCCTGCTCCAACCGAACAACCTGAACAGGCGGCGAAACAACGACGCTGGTTGAGGCAAGCCGTAGCTTTATTTGTCTTTTTGATTGTCGCCTTCCTCTATCACAGCTTCTTCACCCTGTCGGTGGTGAAGGGCAAGTCGATGGAGCCAACTTTCCATGATGGACAGGTAGTTCTGGTGGGCAAGGGCGGTCTGCTTTTCGGTCCGCTGAAGCGTGGTGACGTGGTGGTATTTACGCGCAATGGGCAACTGCTGGTGAAGCGCGTGGTGGCTCTGCCCTACGAAACCGCGCCCGATGGCACACGCGTGCCTGCTAACCATATCTACGTGGTTGGCGATAACCTGGAGGTGTCCGAGGACAGTCGTACATTTGGTCCCATCCCGTTGAGCAGTATCATCGGGAAGGTGCTGTATTGAGAGGGAGGTTTCGCTCACATGCTCCGCTACTGGATAGTTATCATCGGTATTTTCGTTCTCGTCGCCGTGGTGGTAGCTCAACCGCAGACGGTGACCGCTATTCGCTTTCACGGTTCACAAGCCGACGGTTCCACTGTGCTACCGGCAGAGGAGCTATTGTCGGTAATGCAGACGCGGGTCGGTAGCCCCTTTGACGAGGAGCAGCTGCGCCGGGACGCCGAAGCCATCCAACTTCGGTACGAGCAGAAGGGCTATCCGCTGGCGCGAGTGGTAGGGTTTGACCGTCAGCCGGATGGCACGCTTGTAGTGCGTATCGCGGAGGGGCGCATCAGCGGCGTGCGCGTCACGGGTAACCGACGTACCCGCAGCAGCACGATACTGCGCAACCTGCAACTGCGCCCGGGTGAAATATACTCCTTACCCAAACTGCAGCGCGAACGCGACCGGTTGGGCAGGCTGCCTTACCTGAAAGACGTGCAGGTCGCCCCCGAACCTGCCGATGAGCTGGGACAGGTGCTGGTCAACATCATTGTGGACGAGCTGAATACCACGCAATTTGCAGCAGCAATAGGCTACACCTCGCGACGAGGTCTGCTGGGTTATCTTGAGCTTTCCGATGCCAACCTGTTCGGAGGGGGACAGAGTCTGCAGCTACAGTGGCAGCGCGGTACCTTTTTCTACAACGGCGGTCCCGACGAAGGCGAACAGCGGCAAGCATACCTGCTGCGCTATGTAGAACCCGGCTTGACCGACTGGGGCTTGATGGTGGGCGTCACCGCGTACAACCTGCAAACGGTGTTTCGCCCCAGCTTCTCGCAGACCGACGTCACCCTGCGTACCTTCGAGAAAAGACGAGGTTATACATTGCTTGTGGGCAAGCAATGGAGCGACCGTCTGCAGGTGCTTGCTACCTTCCGCAACGATGAGGTGGACTACGACGACGCCCCGCCTTACCTGCTCTCTTTCGGGCAAAAGGTGCTGAATCGCGGGCGGGTAGTTGCGCCCGGCGTACAGATACAGTACGATTCGCGCGACAACCGGATGAACCCCCGGCGAGGCATCTTCGTCTCCGGCGGGTGGGAATCGGCTCAGCGTTCGTGGGGCGGAGACTTTGCCTTTGACCGCGCCACGCTGGACGTACGTGGCTACTGGCATGCGCTGAAAGAGGGCGCGCTTGCTCTGCGGGCGGTGACCGGCTTTGCCACGAAGGATTTACCCCTGTCCGAAAGCTTCTGGTTGGGCGGGTTCGACCTGCGCGGCTACGAATTCGACGAGTTCCGCGGCGACCGGATGGTGCTGTTCAGTGGCGAACTGCGTGTCCCCGTGCTGGAGGGCATTCAAGGAGTCTTCTTCCTCGATGCAGGTGACGCCTGGAGAAAGGGCGATAGTATCCGCCTGAACGCCGGCGCAGGTGTGGGGGTGCGCTTTTTCAGTCCCTTCGGCGCGATTCGACTGGACATCGCAGCGGGCAGAAGCAAGGTGTTTACCTACGTCACACTGGGGCAGAGTTTTTAAGCGAATACCTGCTGGTGGTGACATATCCCCCTTTAGTACGAACGGATAAGCCAACCTGCTCCTTCCCCTGGCGCCAGACGAACATCTCCCTCCTTCTCCTTCGTGGAGAAGGAGGGAAGAGGATAAGAGGAACCGGGTTATTCCGGCAAAGGTAGTCGCACCGGCTCGCCGCGCTTTGCGGACTCGTACGCCGCAAACGCCACCTCCGCCGCCGCCAGACCATCCTCGCCGGTAATCGGCACAGGTTTGCCCGTCGCCACGCTCTCCACAAACGCGCTGACCAGACCGTAGTCGATACTGGAACCCCAGTGCTCTAGCGTGATGCGCATGTTGCGGTCATCGTACAGCGTAGAGTTCTGGGCGAACATGTCCATATATACCAGCCCCTTCGTACCCACCACCTGCAGGGTGACGTCGCCCCAGGTGGGGAACACCTTCGGACGTGACCACGAGGAGTCCAGTGTGGCGAACACGTCGTTGGCGAAGGTAAGCGTGAGCATACCCGTGTCGTCGAAGTCGCCATGGCAGAAGCCGTTGCCGATTTCGGCGTACACCTCCACCACCTCGCTCTTCAGCAAGTCACGGCAGAGGTCGGTCACGTGCACCGTGTGGTCAATGACCGCGCCGCCACCGGAGAGCTCGGGTACGATGAACCATCCACCCGGATTGCGCCCGCGGTTGGTGCCGCGAATGGCGAGCACCTCGCCCAGCTCGCCGGACTCCACCATCTGCTTCAGGCGGATGTATGAGGGGCTGAAGCGGCAGGGGAAAGCGGTCATCAACTGCACGCCGTTTGTCTTGCAGACCTCAATCATCGCTTTACCGTCGGCTTTATTGGTGGCGAGGGGTTTCTCACACAGCACGTGTTTGCCCGCCTTCGCCGCCATTTCGGTGAGCGGACGGTGCTTGATGTTCTCCGGGCAGACGATGACCGCGTCGATGCCCGCGTTCAGCAATGCCTCCCAGCTGTCGTAGAAGCGTGTGCCGTACTGCTGCGCCACTTGCTGACCGCGTTGTGGGTCATCGTCTGCTATGCCTACCAGCTGCGCCTTGCCTTCCACCTCCAGCTGCTTCACGCAATGCGCGTAGGAGTAGGCGTGCATGTGCGCGAAACTCATCATGCCGATTCGTACCGCCATCTCAAGCACCTCCTCCCAGCCGAATCACCTTGCCTGTGCGTGCGCTCTCTATCGCGGCGAGTGCAATCTCCACCGCCTTCATGCCGTCCTCGGCGGTAATAGACGGTTGCTGCCCCGCCTGTACGCTATCCACGAAGTGCTTTATCTCCAGCATGTAAGGGTCTTCCGCCAAAGGACTTTCGGGCACCGCCACACCGCCGCCTCCGCCTCCAGCGTCCTGCTTCGCCACCGTCAATGGCATCGCAAAGCGGCTGTCGAAGGCAATCATGCCCGCATCGCCCGCGATTTCAAAGTCCACCTTGAAGCCACCGGGGTCTGCCCAGTTCGCTTCTACATGTGCGATGGCGCCGCTCTTGAGGCGTAGGGTAATCAGCGCGTAGTCGATGTGGTCTAGTTTCTTGAAGGTGAGCGACTTGGCGAATACGCGCTCTACCTCGCCGAACGTCCAGCGCAGCCAGTCGAAATCGTGAATGACCATGTCCAGGATGGGACCGCCGCTCTGTTCAAAGTCGGCGTACCAATCATTGGCAGCACGGGGATAGGGTCCGCCGCGTCGCGTGCGGATTGCTGCCGGTTTGCCTATCGCGCCCGCCAGTACCAGGTCGCGTGCCTGTTTGAACTCGGGGAAGAAGCGCAACACTTGCGCAGGCATCAACGTCACACCCGCTTTATCCGCGGCTTCGATCATCTGCTCGCACTGTTGCAACGTGCGCCCCAGTGGTTTCTCACACAGGATGTGCTTGCCCGCACTCGCAGCCCCAAGCACCAGCTCCAGATGGGTGGGGGTGGGGGTGCAGATGTCCACCATATCCACCTGTTCCAGCATGGCTTCGTAGTTATCGAACGCCTGCACGCCGAATTGCGACGCCACACGCCGGGCAGCATCCGAAATGGCGTCGGTGAAGCCAACCAGTTGGGTGTTGGGCAGTTTCATGTAGGCAGAAGCATGGGTGCGTCCCATCGTGCCCACACCCACGATACCCACTCGCAGCATCTCCTCACCTCCTCGTCAACGTTACTGGAAAACAGCCTTCAGGCTCTCCGCGATATGTTTCAAGCCCAGCTGGGGGTAGTTGGGATACCCTTCCACCTCGGCGGTGATGTAGCTGTCGTAGCCCACCTGCCTCAGCGCATCGTTGACCTTCGCCCAGGGCACGTTGCCCTGCAGGGGATTGCAGAAGCCCGTGATGTTGCCAATGTGTGTCTTGAAGTCCTTCACGTGCACGCGATAGATGCGCTTGCCAAGAATGCGTATCCACTGTTCGGGATAGCCCATCACCAGCACGTTGCCCGCGTCGAAGTATACGCCTGCGTACGGGCTGCCCAATTCGTCCACGAACTGCCGCATCTCCAGCGGGCTGAGCAGGAACTTGTTCCATACGTTCTCCACGCCGATGCGCACACCCAGTCGTTCTGCATCGGGGAGCAGTTCGCGCAACGCCTTGTGAGCGCGTTCGTAAGCTTCATCGTAGGCGGTTTCTTCGTTCACCACGCCGGGCACAACCAGAATAGTGTCCACACCCAACCAGCTGGCAATCTGCAGCTGCTTGCGGATAGCAGCCATGCCTTTCTCGCGCACCGCAGGGTCGGGGCTGGTCAACGGATACCGCCAGCCCAAGCCGGTGGAAAGGCTGGATAACTCCACGCCGATGCGCTGAGCCATCTCCGCAATCTGGCGCACCTCGGACTCCCTTGCCTCGAAGCCCAGCACGCCGTCTTCCGCCATATTGAACTCAATACTGTCGAACCCAGCTTCCTTCGCCGCTTTGAGGCACTGCTCGAATGACCAGTCGCCCGGCATCGTCCAGCGGTTGACACCGATTTTCATCGGGAGGTTGCCTCCTTCGGTAGAAATGTCAGGAATCTATTCGCCACCAGGTGCAGGTTTCCTTTAGGGCATCTCGCCAACCTTGCGGAACTTTGGTAATAGATTCCGGCAAGATGTGATACGAGGCAAATTGCTGGCTTGCAGATGAATATACCGAAGGCGTTAATTTCGGTACAGCAACGCGCGCAAAATATCCCTGCAGGAGGGGGCATTATCACAGGTTGGGAGCACCGGGAAGACGTTTGGGCATCATCTTGGATGAGTGGAGAGCAGGCAAGCGGATTTCATCGTTAGCGGAGACATCCGTCTGCTGGCTCTCGGAACTTGTAAGCGGGCGAGGCTTCATTGACAGGATAAAAGACGGTTAGCTTGCCAGACTTTTGAAATGGTTCGATGCCGATTTTTCATGAAAAAAGTGTCCCTGTGGCGGAACTATGACTTCGTGCCTTTCCACTCCACCCAGCGGGCGTACAGTTCCCTCCGAGGTACGCCATAGCGCTTTGCCGCTTCCCTTAGAGCTTCCTTCTCGTTCATGCCCTGGGCGAGCAGCTGCTGCACTATCTGCAAGGGGTCCTCGGTGGAAAAGGTGGGTTCCTCTTCCGGCGGCAGGAGAATCAGCGTGAACTCGCCACGAGGGGGAGTCTGTTCAAAGTGTGCCAGCCATTCACTCACTCTGGCGAAGTGCGCCTCTTCGAACTGCTTGGTCAGCTCACGGGCGATGAACAGCTCGCGGTCGCCCAGTACCTCCAGCACATCCCGAAGCAGGCTGCACAGCCGATGAGGCGCCTCGAACCATATCACCGCCCTGCGCTCATTTGCCAACGTTTGCAGATACGCACGCCGTTCCTTCGTCTTGCGCGGAGGGAAGCCGTCGAATGCGAAACGTCCTTCTGCTAATCCCGCGATGCTCACCGCTGCCGTCACCGCTGACGCGCCAGGCACGCATATCACCGATACCCCTTTCTCGCGGGCGCGGCGAATCAACGCGCTACCCGGATCGCTGAGTGTGGGCGTACCCGCATCGGTGACCAGTGCAATGCTCTCACCCGCTTGCAGACGCGCTACCAACTGCTCGATTTTGGCGGGGGGCGAGTACTCGTGCAGGCTGGTAAGGGGAGTGTGGATGTCGTAATGGCTCAGCAGTTTGCGCGTGACGCGAGTATCTTCCGCTGCGATAAGGCTCACCTCGCGCAGCACGCGCAAAGCACGCAGGGTAATGTCCTCCAGGTTGCCGATGGGCGTTGCTACCACATACAGTGTGCCCGCAGCGCTTACCACGGCATCATCACCTTCACCGCGAAGCGGGTCTGCGTACTGGAGGCGTTTGGGTCGCCGAAGATGAGGAAGATGTCCGTACCACGACGCACCTGCTGGCGGTAGGTGAGATAGAAGGTGTTTATCTCTTCGAAGCCTCCGAACCGACTACCTCTGCCAATATAGCGTCCGCCGATGCTATGTTCGGCGTCGATGTCGTAATTCAGCGTGGCGATGAGCTGGTGCAGGTTACGATCAGGGGTAGTAGGGTCATGGTAGAGAATCTGGCTCTGCTCGTACTCCACCTGCAGGCGCAGTCGCCTGGTGAAGGGAATACCCTGCGAGAATCGCCAGAAGAGGCTATCTCCGCCCGCCTCTTTCCCGAACGACACCATCATCCCACCGGAATTGTACAGCTTGCGGTAGTTCCACGACGTGCTGAACTGCAGAATGCGGTCGCGGTAGGGCGGGCGGTGATACAGCTGCCCAAACACCGAGAGAGCGATATCGTTGTGTAGCACGGCGGAACCCCAAACGCCGACGGCTTCGTCGAATACTCCTCCGTCCAGTTTCCATCGTTGGAGAACAGAGATGCTGGCGATAAGCTCCTGGAGTGGGCGATTCTGCCAGTGGTTTTCATAGAGAACAGACGCATCGTAACCTCGAAAGCCCACTTCTGGCGCGTAGCCCAGTGTGGGGTTAAAAGTACGAGAGGTCTGTTGTATCCGTCCGCCGAAGCTGATGCGCCCGTCTCCCCGGTATCGCCAGAAGCTGAGAGCCATCTTCTCGCCGACGGGCATGTTTTGCCCAGAGGTGCGGAAGTAGAGCGCGCTGATGGCTGCATAGCCGTCCTGAAAAGCGGGAAAGGCAACCGCTCCTGCGCCGATGGCGGTGGCGTGTACCCCCGGGCGGTCATCGCGCACGAATTGCACCTCCGTGCGCGAGCGGTCGGTTATCTGGTAGCCTATCCGTCCGACAACCGCCCGTTGTTCGCTGCCTGTGGTGGCAAGCGCACCGTAGCTCCACTTACCTACCGCACCGAAGGATTTCAGCGCGGCGTCCACCATCTGCAGGTTTCCGCTGTAGAAGAGGGTGGTATCGGGAAAGAAAGCGTCTCCCTCAATGAAGAAAGGGCGTGTCTCCGGCACAATACGCGGCACGTAGCTGAAGGAGACACTGTCCACCTCCTGTGCGATGTTCTTGAAGTCGGGATTGAGCGTCAACAGGCTGGTAATCCCTCCGCGCGAGGTAAGTTTCACATCCAGCCCACTGCGCCACTCGATGTTTCCCGAGGTGCTGTCCAGCTGCGTGTAAGGCAGGATAACGGGCGGTGGCAACACTTCTGGAGCCTGTATCCCCTGCCATCGGGCGCGTTTGAGCACGTCGAAGGTGATGCCCATGTTCGGATAGTAGTAGGTCACACCCAGACGGGGTATGTAGCGAGAGAGGACGACGCCGAACTGTCGTTGCCCGCGCGGGATGCGTAACATCCGAAATGGGATAAACATCTCCACGCTCCAGCCACGCTCGTGGCGAGCCGCCGCCGCTTTCCAGTCACCGCGCCACTGCACATTGCTCGCGCTGCCACCGGGTATCTGGTCAAACTGCGTACCAAGCGGATTGACACGGAAGAGATAGGGTTCAATGTCCTGTCCGGTGGGTTCCACCAGCAGTTCCACGTAGTCATCCTTCGAGAGGTCGGCGTTTCGGCGAACTTCCTGTGCTTGAATCCGCTCCGGCTCGGGGTCGTAGCAGTCGAACGCGGCATAAATCCCCTCGGAAGCATAAGCGAGGAAAGCAGTGGTGGGCATATCGGCTTCGCGCTGTTCTTTCAAATACCAGAAGGGGGCGATTCGTGTTGCACCATCCCATTCCCCGGGGGAGAGAACGCCGTCGATGGCAGGTGAGCGCGGCAGCTGTTGTGCTGGTATGACAACGATGCCAGGTTCGGTGCTCTTTCCTCCCGCTGCTGCCAGCCCGCCGAGAATCAGTACCCCCTCGAGAATCAGCAGACAATTCCAGAGTAACGCTTTCTTGCGAACCGGGTTCACCTTTATCTGAACCTCTGGTTATGATTTGCGGCTCTGCGAAGTATCCTACAACACCAGAGCATGGCTGTCAACAGCTCTTTGACGGTATTCGGCGTGCGCTCCACGCGCCCAGAGCTACCATCACCGCAGTGGTAACAAACGCCGCCGGGTAACCAGCCCAGCTCACAATCAGCCCACCGATAAAGGGCGCGGTAGCAGCGGGCAGGTTCATGAAGTTCTGCAGGGCAATATATGTCGGTCGCTCGGCAGGTGGCGCGATGGAAAGAATGGCGTTGGTGAAGGCGTTCCACAAGCTCCATCCCAGCGCACCCAGACAGCCAAACACCAGCACGAACCCCCACGCAACCGGCATGACCAGAGCCGCCAAAGGCGGAACCAGTGCAAGCGATACCACCACCTGCAGAGCACGCACCGCGCCGAAGCGGTCTGCCATCCACCCCCAGAGCGGTCCGGTGATGACCGCGCCTGCCGTCTGTGCAGTCAGGTAAATCGCCACGTACGATTCGGGTAAACCGAAACGCTCTCGTGCATACAACACGTAAAAACTGGATGCGACACCCCCACCTGCCAGCAAAAATTGCGTGGTGAGCACCCAGCGCAAGGCGGGGTCATCACGCCAGAGGGCAGGGATGCGGCGAAGGTGCTCCCAGAAGGTACGATCCGGGTCCGCTTGCGGAGGAGTGTCCGGTTCGTGTATCAACAACAGCATGAGGAGCGAAAGAAGTAACCCGGTCGCCATCAGCAAGAGGAGCAGGGCGTAGTTCTGGGGGAACTCCAGCGAGCGCAGGCTCAACACCTTGCTGACCAGCACCGGCGCAACCAGCGCAGCCAGCGAGGAAACGGTCTGCATCGCCCCGAAGAACCGTCCGCGTATCGTTTCCGGCACCGACTTGCCGATAATCTCCGTCCACGGCACGATGCTGAACCCGTCGGTGAAGATGAACAGCAGGCTGAAGAAGACGAACGCCCACAAAGCCAGCGCATAGTTTTTCCCGTAGAACCACACCAGCAGAAACAACAGGAACATGGGCAGCCTGCCGATAAGGCAGGCGGTGATAAGGAACGGCTTCACCCGCCTTTTGCCGTGCACGCGGTGGGCGACGTATGGCTGAGGTGCAAACAGCACCAGCAATCGCAACCCGCTAATCAGTCCGATCAGTTTGGGCGAAGCTCCCAGCTCCCGCAGGAACTGTGGCATGACGGTGGTGGGGTCGAAGCATGAAAACCCCATCATGAAGAACGCCACATCACCGATGATGGCGATGATGTTGCGCCGGACGGCTGATGGAGCAGCAGTGGGGTAGCTCATTCGGCGACCTTTTGCAGCTCCTCCAGCAACTGCAGGGTGCGGGGAGCGAGCAACACCTCCTGCGTGAAGAATTCACCCAGTTCTCGTTTACTCGCCTTGTCCACGTCCGGACGGCGTGCAGCGCGCATCTGCTCTCGCGACCAGTTGTGAATAGTCTGCTTCTGTGTGTCCGAAAGGATGCCGTCCAGCTTTGCCCACAGGGTGCGCACCACCTGGTCCACCGTTTTGATGCGCAGTTGTACGGCGGCGCTGTCTGCCTCGCGTAGCTTCTTGCGCAGTTCGTCGGAAGGGGTCTTGCCCTTTAACGCTTCTTTCCTCGCCGCCAGTATCTCCTCGCGCATCTGCAGCAGAGCCTGCGCGTTGCGTTCCTCCATGCGCATCAGGTCGGCTTGTGCTTGCTCCAGCAACGGCTTGATTTTGCCTATCTGTTCCTTGTTCAGCTTGAGAGGCGTCAGCACCAGCAGCAGGTCGATGTCCGCCAGCGCGGTGAGCACCTCATTCGCCTTTTGCACCGATTCGGGGACTTTGGGGGGCTGCGCCTGTGCTGCCAGCAGCAAACATGCCGTCAGCAAGAGAGCCGTCATGGTATTGTTGTTCCTCATGGTTGTGCCTCCAGAGAGCGAACCGCCTCGATAACCTCTTCGACGTGACCGTCTACCTTCACTTTAGGAAAAACCCGGCGTACGACGCCCTCTTCATCTATCAGGAACGTGGTGCGCTCGATGCCCATGTACGTTCTGCCGTACTGCTTCTTCTCCTTCCACACGCCGTACAGCGTGGCAACCTGCGCCCCTTCATCCGCCAGCAAGGGGAAGTTCAGACCGTACTTTTGTGCGAACTTCTGGTGCGACACCACACTGTCGGCACTGACTCCCAGAACCACCACGCCCATACTTTGCAGAGCGCCCAGATTATCCCGGAACGAACAGGCTTCCTTCGTGCACCCGGGCGTATCATCTTTCGGATAGAAGTAAAGAACCACCTTTTTGCCTCGCAGGTCTGACAGGCGCACCGTGCTGCCGTCGGTTGCCGGAAGCGCGAAATCGGGGGCTGGTTGGCCTTCCGTTACACTCACCGCGTTCACCTCCAGTATCAAAGCATCGAGCTTATTCTACCAGAGAGCGAGCGAAATCCCAAGTGGTGCTCTGAAATCACCCAAGGGGAACAATCGCTTTATTTTGCATCGTAAAATACAATA encodes:
- a CDS encoding sigma-24, whose translation is MTPSDDRQLIERCRNGDREAFDELVRRYERQVYNLAYRLSGNYDDASDVVVEAFVRAFQGLHTFRGDANFGTWLHRVVVNTFLDMRKRSKGRQHISLEEQLELDGDTFTRQIEDTSPGPQELLEQEEREEVLQRAIAQLSPERRILIVLYHFENLSYEEIAQMLKLPVGTVKSRLNRARLALREILEPSRELFGR
- the lepB gene encoding S26 family signal peptidase, translated to MQPAPTEQPEQAAKQRRWLRQAVALFVFLIVAFLYHSFFTLSVVKGKSMEPTFHDGQVVLVGKGGLLFGPLKRGDVVVFTRNGQLLVKRVVALPYETAPDGTRVPANHIYVVGDNLEVSEDSRTFGPIPLSSIIGKVLY
- a CDS encoding dehydrogenase translates to MAVRIGMMSFAHMHAYSYAHCVKQLEVEGKAQLVGIADDDPQRGQQVAQQYGTRFYDSWEALLNAGIDAVIVCPENIKHRPLTEMAAKAGKHVLCEKPLATNKADGKAMIEVCKTNGVQLMTAFPCRFSPSYIRLKQMVESGELGEVLAIRGTNRGRNPGGWFIVPELSGGGAVIDHTVHVTDLCRDLLKSEVVEVYAEIGNGFCHGDFDDTGMLTLTFANDVFATLDSSWSRPKVFPTWGDVTLQVVGTKGLVYMDMFAQNSTLYDDRNMRITLEHWGSSIDYGLVSAFVESVATGKPVPITGEDGLAAAEVAFAAYESAKRGEPVRLPLPE
- a CDS encoding dehydrogenase, with product MLRVGIVGVGTMGRTHASAYMKLPNTQLVGFTDAISDAARRVASQFGVQAFDNYEAMLEQVDMVDICTPTPTHLELVLGAASAGKHILCEKPLGRTLQQCEQMIEAADKAGVTLMPAQVLRFFPEFKQARDLVLAGAIGKPAAIRTRRGGPYPRAANDWYADFEQSGGPILDMVIHDFDWLRWTFGEVERVFAKSLTFKKLDHIDYALITLRLKSGAIAHVEANWADPGGFKVDFEIAGDAGMIAFDSRFAMPLTVAKQDAGGGGGGVAVPESPLAEDPYMLEIKHFVDSVQAGQQPSITAEDGMKAVEIALAAIESARTGKVIRLGGGA
- the sgbU gene encoding hexulose-6-phosphate isomerase gives rise to the protein MKIGVNRWTMPGDWSFEQCLKAAKEAGFDSIEFNMAEDGVLGFEARESEVRQIAEMAQRIGVELSSLSTGLGWRYPLTSPDPAVREKGMAAIRKQLQIASWLGVDTILVVPGVVNEETAYDEAYERAHKALRELLPDAERLGVRIGVENVWNKFLLSPLEMRQFVDELGSPYAGVYFDAGNVLVMGYPEQWIRILGKRIYRVHVKDFKTHIGNITGFCNPLQGNVPWAKVNDALRQVGYDSYITAEVEGYPNYPQLGLKHIAESLKAVFQ
- the rsmI gene encoding ribosomal RNA small subunit methyltransferase I, with translation MVSAAGTLYVVATPIGNLEDITLRALRVLREVSLIAAEDTRVTRKLLSHYDIHTPLTSLHEYSPPAKIEQLVARLQAGESIALVTDAGTPTLSDPGSALIRRAREKGVSVICVPGASAVTAAVSIAGLAEGRFAFDGFPPRKTKERRAYLQTLANERRAVIWFEAPHRLCSLLRDVLEVLGDRELFIARELTKQFEEAHFARVSEWLAHFEQTPPRGEFTLILLPPEEEPTFSTEDPLQIVQQLLAQGMNEKEALREAAKRYGVPRRELYARWVEWKGTKS
- the bcp gene encoding putative peroxiredoxin bcp, with product MSVTEGQPAPDFALPATDGSTVRLSDLRGKKVVLYFYPKDDTPGCTKEACSFRDNLGALQSMGVVVLGVSADSVVSHQKFAQKYGLNFPLLADEGAQVATLYGVWKEKKQYGRTYMGIERTTFLIDEEGVVRRVFPKVKVDGHVEEVIEAVRSLEAQP